TCATCAGAGCTTTCAAAGTTGGCAGGAGAGACAGAAGTGTATTTTCACGTTCCAACGCGAAGCGTCGGCGTGCTGTCATTCCTTGGAAGGCCTCAAGAGAGTGTCTCAAGTCTGCTTCCAGCGTATTTTGCACACGCTGGCGCAACTTGAAACGGACCACGTACAAACTGGACACCATCGTGCCCGCAATAATCAGGGACAACGAAGTTAACAGTAGGACGCGTGTCCGTATCCCCGGGCCGTGCTTTTCAACGGACACAGTATCCTTTCTCATCAGGGAACGAACTTATACCCCGCACCGTAGACCGTTCGCAGATAGCGTGGCTCCGCAGACTCTGGCTCCAGCTTCTGTCTCAACTTCAGGATCTGGTTATCGACCGTTCGCGTGGTGGGGTAGGAGTTATAGCCCCAAACCTCGTTCAACAGGACGTCCCTGCTCAAAACCCTCTCTGCATGCTCCACAAAGTACTTCAGCAACTTGAACTCGTGGGCTGTCAGCGTAATGGAAACCCCTCCCCGGCGCGCTGTCATCTTGGAGAAATCGATCTCGCAATCTCCGAAGCTATAAGTAGTGATCGCGGACGTTTTTTGCCGACGTCGCATAGCAGCCTGCACACGTGCCATCAGCTCCCTCGGGCTGAACGGCTTCGTCACGTAGTCATCCGCTCCCAACTCCAACAGAAGAACCTTGTCCGCAACGTCGGTGATGGCGCTCACGACAATCACTGGCATATCTTCCTGCTCGGACTTGATCGTCTTGCAGACGTCGCGACCAAAGATATTGGGCAGGACCAGATCCAGAACGACTGCGGAGTATCTCCCTGCGCGAAACGCATCCAGACCGGATTGACCATCGCCACAGACTGTGACGTGATAACCCTGCTCACGAAAAACGCGTTGGAGAATTTTCTGCATGCGCGGATCGTCTTCAACGACAAGAATCTGCGTACGGGAATCTGTTTGTAACTCCGTTACATCCATGTCAATTATCAAGCTCCTGCAGATAAAAGTGTCTGCATATCATTCTCTCCTTTAGAGAAGCGACCACAAAGGCAAGCGAGCTGAAATGACAATTTGGTGACAATCGTCAGGCAAATGTCACCGAATTCCCTTACGGAATCTCTCTCCAATCGTTGAATCAAAAAAATATTTCTTCCTACAAGCTCAAAATTAGGGAATATTTTGCCGACTGCGGGTACGTCATTCCTAATCGTCTGCGTTTGCCTTCAGGCCATGATCACAGACAAAGTCCTCTACCGCAAGATCTCGTAGTCTAGCCGTATTGTTTGTCCGTGACATGAAGAGCTCCCATTTGTGTGCTGCATCGTGCACATTTGTCTCCAGATCGAGTTACCCGGAAGCAAAGCCATGAGCGATGTCGGACGACGAATCGAAAGACTTCATCAGATGGTTGATAAACCGATCTGCACTCTTAAGTGCAGAAGTAATGCTATGTCCTCATTTGGTTGCCTCAAAAGTGTTCCCTGAAAGTTGTAATGCTCTTCACAAAAGTTCCCCCCAGGGGAACGAGGGGGGATTCTTTTCCAACCTTAAGTAATCGATTATGACCAAAGAAATAACTTCCGGGGTGTCGCAGTGCTTGGTCTGAAAAATCGGTTTAATCTTTCCTCTTTGTATCGGTTTTCGCCCTTTGGCCATAAGTTTCAGCGGCTTGCACTCTTCGCTTTGGCTGGCGCACTAAGCGCGACCGGATATGGACAGACCGTAACTGACTTTGGCGCAGCCATTCCAGTTTCCACGGGAACCACCACGCTGACCGTTCAGGTTCCCTTTCAGACGGGCGGGCAGGCTTCATCCATTCGAGTCGTTACAGCGGGTCTCGCAGACAAAGACTTCACAACAAGTGACGAGGGAACTTGCGCTACGGGAACCTTCCTTGCGGGACAGAGTTGCTCCATCTCAGTCACCTTCTCTCCCAAGGCTCCCGGCGAACGCGTTGGCGCGGTCGTTCTTATGAACGGCGGTACGGTTCTCGGAACCCAGTTGCTGCACGGAAGCGGCAAAGGTTCGGTTGGAGTTTTTCTTCCTGGCACTGTTTCAACGGTGGCCGGTAACTCCAGTTTTAACTATGCTGGCGACGGCGGCGACGCGCGCTCGTCTCCTATCTTCATTCCAAGTGGCGTAGTTGTCGATCCCGCCGGAAACATATATCTCAGCGATACCAACAACAACCGCGTCCGCAGGGTGGACGCGGTAACCCATGTCATCACCACAGTCGCTGGAGATGGCACCACTGGAGTGACCGGAGACGGTGGCCCGGCAGTGAGCGCCCCGGTGAATTACCCCACCGCCCTCGTACTGAACGGAGCAGGCGATCTCTATATCGCAGACACAAGGAATAATGCGATCCGCAAATTGACCCTGGCCACGGGTATTCTCAGCACCATTGCCGGTCGGCTGGGCGTCCCAGGATCTTCGGGTGATGGAGGCTCCGCCACCTTGGCTACGTTGAACGCTCCCGGTGGACTTGCGATGGATGCAGCTGGCTTTCTTTACATTGCGGACACTGGTAATGACACGATTCGCAGGATAGACCCTTCGACCGGCATGATTACTCTTTTTGCTGGCATACCGACGGTTGCCGACTTCGCGGGCGATGGTGGTCCCGCCTCGGCAGGTCGATTCAATAACCCCCTGGGTCTCGCCATCGACTCCGGTGGCAGTCTCTATATTGCAGACCAGGCGAATCATCGCATCCGCATGATAACCGCAGGCGGCAGCCTGTCCACAGTAGCCGGTACAGGGGTGCCCAGGTACAATGGCGATGGTGGCCTGGCAGTCGCGGCACAACTCCAGCAGCCAGCAGCCGTCGCAGTGGACGTAGCAAGAAACCTTTATATCGCCGACTCCAACAACCACCTCGTACGCAAAGTGAGCTCGACCACCGGTCTGATCTCGAGCATCGTCGGCATCCCCGGGGCCGCAGCCTACAGTGGGGACAACGGACCGGCGAACGTGGCCAAGATCAATGGACCATATGCCCTTGCACTCGATTCTGCGGGCGATCTCTACTTTGCCGACCTTCTCAATAACCGCATCCGGAAAGTCAGCAATTCCTATGCGACGCTGCAATATACTCCCATCCGTGTTGGACGCACTTCGGCACCTCAAAGCCAAACCTTTGAGAATGATGGAAATGACTCGCTCATCTTCACCGCGATTGCTCCGGATGCTGACTCTGCAACAGACCCGGGCACAACCTCCTGCGCGATCGTTACTCCGCTCGACAAGAATGACACCTGCGTCGTGGGGGCCGAATTCAAGCCCCAGACCGTTGGCGCCGTCGTAACCGCAGAGATTCAGCTCCAATCGAACGCTTCAAACTCCCCTGGGATCATTCACCTTTCAGGTGAGGCGGACGCTCTTGAACCTACGACGGTCGCCCTCCAGACGAGCGGCTCTCCTTCGGCCTTGGGTGCCGCTATCACCTTTACAGCGACTGTCAAGATTACGAGTGGTGTAGGTACGTCTCCTGTGGGAACCGTAACTTTCCTGGATGGCACTACACAGATCGGCACCGGAACTTTAAACGGTACCGGAGTCACGACCTTCACCACCTCAGCGCTCGCCCTCGGAAGCCACGACATTACGGCCCACTACGGTGGCGATACCCAGAACGCGCCGAGCACCTCGGCTGTTCTCACCCAGATAGTCAAGCAAGGACCCAGCGTCGTTCTTACCGCGAGTCCGAATCCTTCGCTGGTAGGAGACAGCGTCCTGTTTTCAGCAAAGGTCACGACCTCCACCATCCAGCCTTCAGGACTCGTCGCCTTCAAGGATGGCGCCACATCCATCGGCAGTGGAAGCCTGAATGGAAGTGGTGTTGCTACCTTTGCGACGACAGCCCTCGTGGCCGGATCGCACTCGATTACTGCGTCCTATGTCGGCGATGCGAATACTCTCTCCGGAACTTCCGTCGCCGTCACGCAAGTGGTCAATAAATGGACGACAACGACGACGCTCACTTCATCCGCAACGCCTTCAGATATAGGAACGCCGGTGACCTTCACCATTACGGTGACGCCGACCAGCACCACAACCCCCACCGGTTCCGTGACGCTGCAAGACGGGGCGGCCACAATAGCCACCCAGCCTCTTGTAAACGGAGTTGCAACATTCACCACCAGCACGCTCACGGTGGGCTCCCATCTCCTGGTCGCCCGCTTTCCCGGAGACGCAACGAACGACGTCAGTGGTTCAAGCACGTTCACTCAGGTGGTTCGTCAGATTGCGACCGGCACCGCTCTGACCTCGTCTCCTAATCCCTCCGCAGGCGGCGCGACCGTTCGATTCACGGCCACGGTGACTGCGGCGACCAACGCCATTGCTGGCGCGATCAACGGCACAGTAACGTTCAAGGAGGGCCCAACAGTCCTCGGAACCGGCACTCTCTCGACGGGCGGCATCGTTACACTGGACGTCAGCACCCTCACCGTAGGCACACATCAGGTGATTGCGACGTATTCGGGAAACACGAATTACGCGACCAGCAGTTCTTCTACCTTGAACCAAGTGGTTCAACTTGCAACGACCACCGTTGCCTTGACTTCCAGCGTGAATCCGTCGATCGCTGGGAGCAGCATTACGCTCACGGCGGTTGCTTCGGGAACGGGTGGTATTCCTACCGGAGCGATTACCTTCTTCGATGGAACTCTTAATCTCGGCACGATCAACCTCAATGCTTCGGGCCAGGCAAACCTTACCCTCTCGAACCTCTCCACAGGCTCACATTCCATTACCGCCTCTTACGCTGGGGATACGAAGGACAACCCCAGTATTTCGTCTCCCCTTATCCAGGTTGTCAAGCAGGCCACCACTGCGCTCACGTTGACCACCAGCGGAAGCCCCGCCTTCCTCGGCACTCAGGTCACCTTCATCGCTACATTGAGCAGTAATGGAACCATTCCCGCCGGCCAGATCGTGCTCACGGAAGGTGCAACCGTTCTCGGAACAACCACCATGAGCGCAACCGGCGTCGCACGCTTCATGCTGAATACGCTGACTGCGGGATCGCACAACCTAGTGGCTTCATACGCAGGGGACGTCGATCACACCGCGAGCAACTCGGCAGTTCTGATCCAGGTCATGCAGGCTGCCACCTCCTCCGCTGCAATCTCCTCCAGCCAGAACCCGTCTACCTTTGGTGATTCGATCTCCTTTACTGCGATCATTAGCGGCACAGGAACACAGACCACAGGCAATGCCGTCTTCCTCGATGGTGGCGCAACGATAGCAACTGTTCCACTCAATGGATCTGGTATCGCGGTCTTCACCACCTCGACGCTCGCCATCGGTTCGCACACGATCTCGGTCAACTACGCAGGCGATGCGACGCATTCGGGAGCAGCGCCCGCGTCCTTGATTCAACATGTCCTCCAGGCAACGAGCACTGCGGTTGTTTCCAGTCAGAATCCGGCTCTTGTGGGAGCAACGGTACGCTTCACCGCAACGGTGACCGGCGTGAGCGGAACGGTGCCGACGGGGACAGTAACGTTCACAGATGGTGCAACGACTCTTGGCAGCGCAGCTCTGAATGCTGCGGGTATCACCGTCCTGGATGTCTCTACCCTGGGTGCCGGGACGCATCTCATCGCGGCGACTTATTCTGGCGACGCGAATGACAAGGTCAGCACCTCTCCCGCACTTTCGCAGGCCATCAACACCGCCGACACCACCGTAACCATCAGTTCGAGCGCGAATCCATCCGTCGTCGGCACACCCGTAACCTTCACCGCTCTGATCGTAAGTACCGGTAAGTCTGCGAACGGCCCCGTAAGCTTCCTCGACGGCTCGACTGTTCTCGGCAACGTGACCGCCGTGAATGGAAAAGCTACCTTCACAACGAGCGCGCTTATCGCCGGTCAGCACGCCATCATCGCCCGCTACGGCGGAGATAGCGGAACCCAGGTAAGCACCTCCAACGTGTTGCTGCAGGTCGAACAACAGACCACCACCGCCTCGCTCAGTTCCGATACAAACCCGGCACTTACCCTGCAGGCCATCACTCTGACTGCCACCGTGGCTGGCGGAGCGAATGCTACCGGTGTCATCACCTTCAGAGACGGTACGGCGATCATCGGCAGTGTTGCACTGAATAACGCAGGAACTGCATCTCTCGTCCTTCCCTCTTTGAGCGCGGGCACACACAGTCTCTCCGCGAGCTACGGTGGAGACAACTACAACCTGCCCTCAACAACGAATGGCGTCTCTGAAGTCGTGCAGCTGCGCTCCACGACGATTTCCACGACCGCATCGTCCAGTAGTTATCTCGCAGGCCAGCAGGTAACGCTCGTCGGTGTTGTCCACTGGACCGGACCTGTTACACCAACCGGCACGGTCACCTTTACCTCTGGCGGCGCAACGCTTGGCACAGTGCAGGTTTCGACCGCTGGAGCAGCAACGCTGATCTTCTTCCCTCAGAATGGTTCCTACAACATTGTGGCGACCTACAACGGTGATTCGGTCTACTCACCCTCCACCGCGGCGTCCTACACGATCACCGCTGGCGCTTCTACTACCTTCAGCATCACGGCGAATCCTACAACGATCTCTGTTACGAGCGGAGATCACGTTGGAGTCGACGTCACGATTGTGGCTTCGAAGAGCTTTACGGACACACTCGCTTTCGGTTGCCTGGACATGCCGCTCGATGCGACCTGCACCTTCGACAAAACCAGCATGGATGTCACAGGCGGAGGGACAAATACGATTCACCTCGTATTTGACACCGGCAACCCACTCGGTGCCGGGGCAACGGCGAAGTTGACTCAAAGACACGTATCGCGTGTCGCGGAAGCCGGTATGCTTCTTCCCTTCGCTGCACTTCTGGGGTTCCTTCTCTTCACTTCGCGCAGACGTCGTAGCTTACCGGCTCTTCTCTCTCTCGCCGTTCTCATCCTCGCAGGACTTGGTGTAACGGGATGCGCCAACAAACTGCAGATGAGCACCACACCCGCAGGAACATATACGGTTCGTATCATGGCCTCAGGTCTCCATACCACTGCCAGCCAGATCGCCGATCTGTCCGTAACGGTGCGCTAAACGTGCAAGATCAAGGAACAAACTTGAAGACCCTTCTCTGCAATCTCTTACTTCTACTCTGCGGAAGCCGCCTGTTCGCTCAGGCGGCTCCCGCAGGCGTAGGACCCGGCACTTCTGTCAGCATCGGTGGAGGCGTCGCCCTGTACAAGCTGCAGTATGGCGAACGATGGCTCGGGGGAGCCCAGGGATGGGTAGATGCAAACCCCTATTGGTGGCTTGGCGTTGAAGGTGAGGCCCGTTGGCTGCGCTATCACCAGGACGAAAATACGCACGCGACAACGTATTTGATTGGTCCCCGCGTATCGCTTCGCCCCGGCAATCTTGAGCCGTACGTCAAGCTTCTCGCGGGCGCTGGACAGTTCAACTTCCCTTTCAACTACGCGAAGGGTACCTATCTGGTCGTCGCCGGCGGCGCTGGTGTTGACCTGCACCTCGGCGACCGGTGGAAAGTTCGGGCCATCGACATCGAATACCAGACTTGGCCGCAGTTTACCTTTGGCACGATGAAATCCTACGGCGCATCGGTCGGCATCAGCTACAACATCCTGGGACGTACGACAAAGCTCAGTCGCTAGAGATTTCGCTCGCTCAATCGAGATCGTGCAGCCCTTTGATGGCCTTATATAAAACGCGTGGATCGTATTGCCCCTTGTAGACCGCGGGCGGTTTGCGGTCGATATCAAGAAGACCGTACGCGGCACTCGCAGCGCTGCGTACGGAATACTCCACCGTAAACACTACGTCGTCAGGTTGTTCGCAAAACTGACCGGTAAAGGCAAGGTTCTTCCATCCCTTGGGAAGCACCTCGGGTCGGTCACCCTTTTCGCGCCGCAGGAACTGGCTGGTTATGAAGGGCATCATGCAAGGAATGGTCCTCGAATTCGCAAGAATACTCTTCTGCTGTTCTTCTGAAATGTGCAGGTGACCGAGGATCTCGGTAAAGATCTCCGCCCCCGAACAATCCTGCATAGGCTTAGGAACGAAGTTGCCGGGCTTATCGACATAGAGACCATAACCCCAGAAGACCTGTACATCTTCTGGCTGACCGATGAAGTGGGGTTGTGCAGGAATCACGATCGAGCAGAGCCAGTTGGAATCTGCGAAGGTAACAAGTCCGCCTTCGCCGGGGACATTTCCTGTCATGCTGCGAACCAATTCTAAAAAATCTGGGTCGTAGAGCGTCGTCGTAATCGAGATCCACTTTGATTCGTCAATGTGATCGGTAAATACTGCAGGCTTGCCGAACTCAGGTCTGCTGGCCGCAATCTTCTCCCACAGAGTCCAAGACCCTCCGTCTTTCTTGCTTTTCACTACGGCCGCTGTGCCATTTGATCCCAAGGCTGAAGCCTCCGTCATCGATCCAAGCGTGACGATAACGAGGTCGTGCGAACGTACCTCGACGGTCTCCAGCTTACCTTCCGCTGTATAAATAATTTTCTCCACGAAGCCTTCTGCATCGATGTCTTTACGCAGCACCAGTTCCTCGACTTTCGATTTCAGAAGAAACTTCACATTCCGCTCAATCAGAAACCGTTCCAACGGCCGCACTAAAGAATCGTACTGATTGAAGACTGTTCGCATGATCCCGTGTAGCTGGTTGAAGCCCTGGACCATGTGTGTGAAGCGCACGAGGTAGCGCTTGAACTCTACCGCGCTGTGCCAGGGCTGGAAAGCGAAGGTCGTACACCACATCAGCCAGAAGTTGGTTTGGAGGAACTCTTCGCCCATCTGGTCGGCAATGCTGGTCCTTCCAAGCAGCCCCTCGGGCTCTGCAATAAGCCACTCGATCTTCAGAATGTTCTTTTCGCTCAGACCGAACTCGGGAGCGTTGATGGGCTGTCCATCCCGCACCAGACGCGCATGGGAGTGAGTCTTGATGACCTCGTTCCACTCGAAGATCTCCTGCGTCACCGTCTTGCTACGATCCAGTGTCGGCACGGCGGAAAATAGATCATAGGTGCAAAGGTACTTCGACTCCATCATGCGCCCGCCCCGAAGAACGTATCCTTCCTCCGGCGATCCTGCACCATCGAGGCTTCCGCCGAGCCGATCGAGTTCTTCATAAATCGTGATGTTCTTGCCCAGCACACCTCCGTCGCGAATTAAGAAAGCTGCGGCAGCCAGCGATGCGATGCCACCGCCCACAAGATAGACTTTCGTGTCGGAACGATCTGTGTTGCGCGCGCGCTCCCGCTTCTGTATATCGTTCATCTCGGACATGCGGTGCCCTCCCTGGTGTACTTTCAATCTCACAAATGATGGCATCTTACAGCGAAAAGCAAATTCAACGTATAGCGTTAACTATACGTTCAAGCATGAACATATGGCTTCAGACGCGCTTGTGCCTGAATAGAGGACCAACCACCATCATCTCGACTGGCTAGACTTGAAGCTTTCCGTGTAATTACACTGATATAAGACTATCGATCTGCCTTGGAGTCAGTAACTACGATGAAGCCCAACCCCGGTGATCCTGGTTGTACCTGCTACCGCTTACGGCAGTCTGCACGTATCGTGTCCAGGACCTATGACACGTTTCTTGCGCCTTGCGGCATCAGCATCGGTCAGTTTGGATTGCTTATCACGCTTTCTGCCATGAAGGGAGAGTCCATCTCGTCGTTGGCAGAGGTTTTGCAGATGGATCGGACCACCCTGACGCGCAACCTAATTCCGTTGCAAAAACTTGGATATATCTCCGTGGAACAAGCATCAGACAAACGGGCACGATCACTCAGCCTGACAGTAACCGGACAAAAAACCTTGACTGTAGCCAGGCCGAAGTGGAAGGCTGCTCAGCGCAGTCTAGAAAAAAAAGTTGGAAAAGCAGAGGTCAATCTGCTCAACGTGACACTAGAAAATACGCTTCTTCACTTACAGAAGTGACTGATGTGCGCTCGCAGGAAAGGAACACTGTATGAAAGAACAGCGTCGTGTTGTTGTAACCGGAGTCGGACTCGTCAGTCCGGTGGGCATTGGCACAGAAGAAACCTGGAGCGCCCTACTTCGTGGTGAATCGGGTGTCGCTCCTATCCAGCTCTTTGACGCGTCACGTTTCAGCTGCCGCTTTGCTGGCGAAGTAAAGGACTTCTCACCGGAGAAGTATATCGACCGCAAAGACATCAAGAAGATGGGCCGTTTTATCCAGTTTGCTATGGCTGCGGCAGAGTTCGCCATGAAGCAATCGGGTCTGCAGGTGACGGAAGAAAACGCTGAGCGCGTAGGCGTCTATGTTGGAAGCGGGATTGGCGCCTTTGAGGTGATCGAGCGAGAGCATTCCAAGCTCCTCGCCGGTGGACCCGATCGCGTCTCGCCGTTCTTCATCAACGCAACAATCGCCAATCTGGCCTCTGGACAGATATCTATTAAGTACGGCGCTGCCGGCCCGAACCTTACGTGCTCCACAGCCTGTACAACAGGCGCACACGGTATAGGAGAAGCCTGGCACATCATCCGTCGCGGGGATGCGGACGTGATGATCTGCGGAGGCAGTGAGGCCGCCGTTACTCCCCTCTCCGTTGCAGGCTTCGCCGCAATGCGTGCGCTTTCCACGTGCAACGAAAGTCCTCAGACTGCATCGCGTCCCTGGGACACGCAGCGTGACGGCTTTGTTGTCGGCGAAGGTGCTGGAGTGTTGGTTCTTGAGGAGTTGAGCCATGCACAGGCCAGAGGAGCTACCATCCTTGCGGAGCTTGTAGGTTATGCTGCGAACTCAGATGCCTTTCACACCAACGCGCCGCCGGAAGACGGCCGCGGTGTAAGACGCGTCATGCAACTCGCCCTGGCAAGCGCTGGGCTTGAACCTTCTGCGATTGGATACCTCAACGCCCATGCCACATCCACGCCTCTCGGAGACCGCGCAGAGGCCCAGGCCATCGCCGATACCTTCGGAGAACACGCAAAGACGCTCTTGGTCAGTTCGACGAAATCTATGACCGGCCATCTCCTCGGAGGCGCTGGTAGTCTGGAAGCCGGGATCACAGTGCTAGCACTCCGTGATCAGATGGCTCCTCCGACAACGAATCTGGAAGAACTGGACGAGCGTTGCCAACTGAACCTGGTGCGCGACAAAGGTATGCCCGTACCCATGCAATTCGCCATGACAAACTCCTTCGGCTTTGGTGGAACGAACGCCTCACTGATCTTCCGAAAGTGGTAATGCAGATAGCTCTCAGCAAAAGATCGAGAAGCAAAGGTAGCGCAAACCTTATTTTGCGCATGCCAATCGCTGCGTCGCGAGCGTAGGATTTCGGAGCGCAACTTTCAATCGAACAAGACAACGTGAACTCGTTCGAGGAGAATTGCTCAGCCCAAAATCTACCTCGGAGAAGCATATGGAACATCACGGCACCAATCGTAGAGACTTCCTCAAGCTTGGAAGCGCAGCAACGGCTGTCACTGCCATCTCGTGGAATGCAAGTAGCTATGCCGCTATTCCTGGAGCGAATGACCGCGTTCGAGTGGGAATCGTCGGTTGTGGAGACAGGATGAAGCAGGCCCTGATTCCCTCCTTCCAGCAACACGCCAAAGACAAAAACTTCGAGTTTGCGGCGGTCTCCGATATCTGGAATCGCCGCCGCGACGAAGGTGTTGCTTACGTGCAAAAAATCTGCGGAAACACCATCGCCACCGCCCGCAATAACGAAGAGCTCTACGACCGCAAAGATATCGATGCCGTCCTGATCGCCACCGCCGACTTTCAGCACGCGCAGCATGGGGTACAAGCCGTACGTGCTGGGCGGGACGCTTACTGTGAAAAGCCTCTCGCCGATACCATCGAAGACGCACACGCGATTCGAGAGGCCGTAAAGCAGACGGGCAAGGTCTTTCAAGTAGGCACACAGCGTCGCAGCACCCCCAGTTATCAGAAGGCATACGAATACATCCGTTCAGGCCAGTTCGGCGACATCAATATGGTGGAAATGACCTGGAATGTGAACCAGCCCGGACGCTGGCGTCGCCCCGATGTAGTTCCCTTATTGAAGGAGCAGGACACGGACTGGAAACGCTACCTTCTCAACAAGCCCTACCAGGCCTTCGATGCACGCAAGTATCTTGAGTTCCGTCTCTTCTCGCCTTTCTCCTCCGGCATTCCGGACCAGTGGCTAGTCCACCAGATTGATACTGTTCATTGGTTCAGTGGATATCCTCATCCTCGCAGCGTCGTGGCCAACGGAGGCATCTACCAGTGGCATGACGGTCGCACAAACTGGGACACACTAACTGCGGTCTTCGACTACGGCCCTCTGGACGATCTGACGAAAGGCTTCCAGGTGGTCTACTCTTCGCGTCAGACGAACTCCGCCGGTGGCATCAAGGAGCTCTACTACTCCAATGCCGGCATGTTGGATATGGACAAGCAACGCGTCAGTCCCGAAGGCGGCCTTACGGCCAGATCTGCTGCGGAGATGAAGATGCAGCCCAACCAACTCAAGAGCTTTGCTCTGAGCGAAAATGTCGCCGCAGCAGAGACCTCTGCGAACACCGGGGCCGATCCTATGACCTCCGCCAACATGCTCAATTGGATGGAGTGCGTTCGCTCTCGCAAAACACCAAACGCCAGCATCGACGCGGGCTACAGCCACTCACTTGCTCTCTGCATGACGGTCGCTGCCATGAAGACCGGACAGCGCGTCACCTTCGACGACAAGACACAGCAACTCGTCATTGGAGGGAAAAAAGGTGCATAGAAAAGTGCATAGATGGATCGTCTTTACCCTTCTTACCTTAGGCCCAGTCTCGCTCTTTGCCGCTGACAAGAAAGCTTCGTTGGGTGTCCAGGTGACGCCCAATGAAGCGCAACGGCGCGTGGATGTCACGATCGACGGCAAGCCCTTCACTTCCTATGTATGGCCAACCTCGCTCAAGAAGC
This genomic stretch from Terriglobus saanensis SP1PR4 harbors:
- a CDS encoding Gfo/Idh/MocA family protein is translated as MEHHGTNRRDFLKLGSAATAVTAISWNASSYAAIPGANDRVRVGIVGCGDRMKQALIPSFQQHAKDKNFEFAAVSDIWNRRRDEGVAYVQKICGNTIATARNNEELYDRKDIDAVLIATADFQHAQHGVQAVRAGRDAYCEKPLADTIEDAHAIREAVKQTGKVFQVGTQRRSTPSYQKAYEYIRSGQFGDINMVEMTWNVNQPGRWRRPDVVPLLKEQDTDWKRYLLNKPYQAFDARKYLEFRLFSPFSSGIPDQWLVHQIDTVHWFSGYPHPRSVVANGGIYQWHDGRTNWDTLTAVFDYGPLDDLTKGFQVVYSSRQTNSAGGIKELYYSNAGMLDMDKQRVSPEGGLTARSAAEMKMQPNQLKSFALSENVAAAETSANTGADPMTSANMLNWMECVRSRKTPNASIDAGYSHSLALCMTVAAMKTGQRVTFDDKTQQLVIGGKKGA
- a CDS encoding MarR family winged helix-turn-helix transcriptional regulator; this translates as MKPNPGDPGCTCYRLRQSARIVSRTYDTFLAPCGISIGQFGLLITLSAMKGESISSLAEVLQMDRTTLTRNLIPLQKLGYISVEQASDKRARSLSLTVTGQKTLTVARPKWKAAQRSLEKKVGKAEVNLLNVTLENTLLHLQK
- the fabF gene encoding beta-ketoacyl-ACP synthase II, producing the protein MKEQRRVVVTGVGLVSPVGIGTEETWSALLRGESGVAPIQLFDASRFSCRFAGEVKDFSPEKYIDRKDIKKMGRFIQFAMAAAEFAMKQSGLQVTEENAERVGVYVGSGIGAFEVIEREHSKLLAGGPDRVSPFFINATIANLASGQISIKYGAAGPNLTCSTACTTGAHGIGEAWHIIRRGDADVMICGGSEAAVTPLSVAGFAAMRALSTCNESPQTASRPWDTQRDGFVVGEGAGVLVLEELSHAQARGATILAELVGYAANSDAFHTNAPPEDGRGVRRVMQLALASAGLEPSAIGYLNAHATSTPLGDRAEAQAIADTFGEHAKTLLVSSTKSMTGHLLGGAGSLEAGITVLALRDQMAPPTTNLEELDERCQLNLVRDKGMPVPMQFAMTNSFGFGGTNASLIFRKW